The following proteins are co-located in the Corynebacterium aquilae DSM 44791 genome:
- a CDS encoding GNAT family N-acetyltransferase — protein MSTRDPRFEPTTKAPDHWEADVVLADGAVANLRPVRAGDVDEMIEFYQGVSEESKYLRFFGTHPDLSEDDLEHWLHVDHDERVTLVLTEKEKIIGTARYETVEQLKPAKVGDVSFLVQDAHQGRGVANVLLEHLAHIGRENHVERFFAEMLTQNRSMVQVFKRAGYNVAPELEDGFIVVDFPIDPTAKSREVMLAREHKSEAAAIRRIIEPRSIAVIGAVETMQHIITAIVGGEYAGTLRMITLGAHADTHTAAEALDSIAEDVDLVLVQYEPDTLDEILAATARKNARGVVVLARGQNPILTAEANTNFVAAARTHGVRALGPASLGMINTAPTISLNATAVPMPRRGHVGLFTQSAGVAALALTRASKSHCGLSNFFATGSFADVTANDVIQFWSDDEHTHICLLSLDAIGNPRKFFRVLRRLALEKPVVIFTPSRALRSARYHDGHDLPTATAGALDEVIGDAGAMVVSQRDTMYNIAQILARQPVPQGTRVHVVSNSAGLNEQMMAAARRFGLTPAFTTVGGDPAAGVLKRTEEVLTSGEADAVLCAIVEISDPVFDAVHLSLENLARPTTIPLLGVFVGFSDLPTPPEGEETQGQLPIFDAYAEALEALSLIVHNEHRRSLARPHPDDETYTGDTHAARAFVDGILADSPQGRWLSDEECVDLLRSYDIPVTPWQPVANLDEAVAAAERFGWDVVLKATSPIVRGRPELATIIRAIETPEAMARAWRVLNKAATALLPEEHAADALSHLGLTVQPEVPAGSSWTIKAIEDPVLGPMISCGAAGMASDLLGDISWRVPPIRRSDAGGMLHKLGAAPLLTGYRGTRSADIAGMESILMRLGQLKDDLPSIVEVELTPVIAAADTTNVVGARIRIAPISAQRDPLARNIERG, from the coding sequence ATGAGCACCCGTGACCCCCGATTCGAGCCCACCACGAAAGCCCCCGACCACTGGGAAGCCGACGTGGTCCTGGCCGACGGTGCGGTCGCCAACCTGCGCCCCGTGCGAGCCGGCGACGTCGACGAGATGATCGAGTTCTACCAGGGAGTATCCGAGGAATCGAAATACTTGCGCTTTTTCGGCACCCACCCCGACTTAAGCGAGGATGACCTCGAACACTGGTTGCACGTCGACCACGACGAACGGGTCACGTTGGTGCTCACCGAAAAAGAAAAAATCATCGGCACCGCCCGCTACGAAACCGTCGAGCAACTCAAACCCGCCAAAGTCGGCGACGTGTCCTTCCTCGTCCAAGACGCCCACCAGGGGCGCGGGGTCGCCAACGTGCTGCTGGAACACCTCGCCCACATCGGCCGCGAAAACCACGTCGAGCGCTTCTTCGCCGAAATGCTCACCCAAAACCGCTCCATGGTGCAGGTGTTCAAACGGGCCGGCTACAACGTCGCCCCAGAGCTCGAAGACGGCTTCATCGTCGTCGACTTCCCCATCGACCCCACCGCCAAATCCCGCGAGGTCATGCTCGCCCGCGAGCATAAAAGCGAAGCCGCCGCCATCCGGCGCATCATCGAACCGCGCTCCATTGCGGTCATCGGCGCAGTGGAGACCATGCAGCACATCATCACCGCCATCGTCGGCGGCGAATACGCCGGTACGCTGCGCATGATCACCCTCGGCGCGCACGCCGACACCCACACCGCCGCCGAAGCGCTCGACTCGATTGCCGAAGACGTCGACCTGGTGCTCGTCCAATACGAGCCCGACACCCTCGACGAAATCCTCGCCGCCACCGCCCGCAAAAACGCCCGCGGCGTGGTGGTGCTCGCCCGCGGACAAAACCCCATCCTCACCGCCGAAGCCAACACCAACTTCGTCGCCGCCGCCCGCACCCACGGGGTGCGCGCCCTAGGGCCCGCCTCCCTCGGCATGATCAACACCGCCCCGACCATCTCCCTCAACGCCACCGCCGTGCCCATGCCGCGGCGCGGGCACGTCGGCCTGTTCACCCAGTCCGCCGGCGTTGCCGCCCTCGCCCTGACCCGCGCCTCCAAATCACACTGCGGACTATCCAACTTCTTCGCCACCGGATCCTTCGCCGACGTCACCGCCAACGACGTCATCCAATTCTGGTCCGATGACGAACACACCCACATCTGCCTGCTGTCCCTGGACGCCATCGGCAACCCCCGCAAATTCTTCCGCGTGCTGCGCCGACTGGCGCTAGAAAAACCCGTGGTCATCTTCACCCCCTCCCGGGCGCTGCGCTCCGCGCGCTACCACGACGGCCATGACCTGCCCACCGCCACCGCCGGCGCACTCGACGAAGTCATCGGCGACGCCGGAGCCATGGTCGTCTCCCAGCGCGACACCATGTACAACATCGCCCAAATCCTGGCCCGCCAACCCGTGCCCCAAGGCACCCGCGTCCACGTGGTATCCAACTCGGCCGGCCTGAATGAACAAATGATGGCCGCCGCCCGCCGCTTCGGGCTCACACCAGCATTCACCACCGTCGGCGGCGACCCCGCCGCAGGCGTATTAAAACGCACCGAGGAAGTCTTAACAAGCGGGGAAGCCGACGCCGTATTGTGCGCCATCGTCGAAATCTCCGACCCCGTCTTCGACGCCGTGCACTTAAGCCTGGAAAACCTAGCCCGCCCCACCACCATCCCGCTGCTTGGGGTGTTTGTGGGATTTTCCGACCTGCCCACCCCACCCGAAGGGGAGGAAACCCAAGGGCAGCTGCCCATCTTCGACGCCTATGCCGAAGCGCTCGAAGCGCTGTCGCTGATCGTGCACAACGAACACCGCCGATCGCTTGCCCGCCCCCACCCAGACGACGAAACCTACACCGGCGACACGCACGCCGCCCGCGCCTTCGTCGATGGGATCCTCGCCGATAGCCCGCAGGGGCGCTGGCTCAGCGACGAAGAATGCGTCGACCTGCTGCGCAGCTACGACATCCCCGTCACCCCCTGGCAACCCGTGGCCAACCTCGACGAAGCCGTCGCCGCCGCCGAGCGCTTCGGCTGGGACGTGGTCCTCAAAGCCACCAGCCCCATCGTGCGCGGACGGCCCGAACTTGCCACCATCATCCGAGCCATCGAAACCCCCGAAGCCATGGCCCGTGCCTGGCGCGTGCTCAACAAGGCCGCCACCGCACTGCTGCCCGAAGAACACGCCGCCGACGCCTTGAGCCACCTGGGGCTGACCGTCCAGCCGGAAGTCCCCGCCGGCTCCTCCTGGACCATCAAAGCCATCGAAGACCCCGTGCTCGGGCCCATGATCTCCTGCGGTGCCGCCGGCATGGCCAGCGACCTGCTCGGCGACATCTCCTGGCGTGTGCCCCCCATCCGCCGCAGCGACGCCGGCGGCATGCTCCACAAACTCGGCGCCGCACCCCTGCTGACCGGCTACCGCGGCACCCGCAGCGCCGACATCGCCGGCATGGAATCCATCCTCATGCGACTCGGCCAACTCAAAGACGACCTGCCCAGCATCGTCGAAGTCGAACTCACCCCCGTCATCGCCGCCGCCGACACCACCAACGTCGTCGGCGCCCGCATCCGCATCGCACCGATTTCCGCCCAACGCGACCCCCTCGCCCGCAACATCGAAAGAGGCTAG
- a CDS encoding DJ-1/PfpI family protein encodes MTTTPTADLFAPLNLNRGMSLPNRIVKAAMEESMGTDEHVPGPEVLRLYSAWAKGGTGTLITGNVMVHDAALTGPEAMVLDELQPIGPFAQWAEVIKAEGARAIMQINHPGRQVADGQPGVAWGASDKRVETDTKAVRFARPVAMSGQQVEDTITRFVTTATLAQKAGFDGVEIHAAHGYLISQFLSPLTNTRKDSWGGSLENRARFLLETVRRTRAAVGENFIVAVKLNSADFQKGGFDIADAKQVLAWLQPAGADFVELSGGSYESPAMTGNAADEKTKAREAYFLDMAAQLTHDTPLPLMVTGGITRYSVATKVLASGVDLVGIGTALAADPALPNAWRAGNHGAQPHIPTTTITNKMLASAASMAWVRAAMRRLGKGKKPRLNLDPRAALALEQGHGLGANKAYENWLYQRHIHPVDNKKVLFVVTAADQWRLKDGTMHPTGFWAEELAVPHEMFTHAGWDITIATPGGVRPTLDELSLGISGGAPSTRTHVKQYLHSIEEQLAHPAVLENIDHNDFDVVFYPGGHGPMEDLAHNHSSGQLLAERVAAGRPVALLCHAPAAILAADTDTGANAFAGYTMTGLSNREELLNPFAWKAEWLLENAMKDAGVNYRKGLPLRPFIVRDGAVYSGQNPQSSAALAHRIIADLG; translated from the coding sequence ATGACCACCACCCCCACCGCAGACCTCTTTGCCCCACTTAACCTCAACCGCGGGATGAGCTTGCCCAACCGCATCGTCAAAGCAGCCATGGAAGAATCCATGGGCACCGACGAACACGTCCCCGGCCCGGAAGTCCTTCGCCTCTACTCCGCCTGGGCCAAGGGTGGAACCGGCACCCTGATCACCGGCAACGTGATGGTGCACGACGCCGCCCTGACCGGCCCCGAAGCCATGGTGCTCGACGAGCTGCAACCCATCGGCCCCTTCGCCCAGTGGGCCGAAGTTATTAAGGCTGAAGGCGCCCGCGCCATCATGCAGATCAACCACCCCGGCCGCCAGGTCGCCGACGGCCAGCCCGGCGTGGCCTGGGGTGCTAGCGACAAACGCGTTGAGACGGACACCAAGGCTGTGCGCTTTGCCCGGCCCGTCGCCATGAGCGGCCAGCAGGTCGAAGACACCATTACACGCTTCGTCACCACCGCCACCCTGGCACAAAAAGCAGGCTTCGACGGGGTGGAAATCCACGCCGCCCACGGCTACCTCATCAGCCAATTTCTTAGCCCCCTGACCAACACCCGCAAGGACAGCTGGGGCGGCAGCCTAGAAAACCGCGCCCGCTTCCTGTTGGAGACCGTGCGGCGCACCCGCGCCGCCGTTGGCGAAAACTTCATCGTCGCCGTCAAACTCAACTCCGCCGATTTTCAAAAAGGCGGCTTCGACATCGCAGACGCCAAACAGGTCCTCGCCTGGCTGCAGCCTGCCGGCGCGGATTTTGTGGAACTCTCCGGCGGCTCCTACGAATCCCCCGCCATGACCGGCAACGCCGCCGACGAAAAAACCAAGGCCCGCGAAGCCTACTTCCTTGACATGGCAGCCCAACTCACCCACGACACCCCGCTGCCGCTGATGGTCACCGGCGGCATCACCCGCTACAGCGTCGCCACAAAAGTTCTGGCCAGTGGCGTCGACCTGGTCGGCATCGGCACCGCACTAGCCGCCGACCCGGCGCTTCCCAACGCCTGGCGCGCCGGCAACCACGGCGCACAGCCGCACATCCCCACCACCACCATCACCAATAAAATGCTGGCGTCCGCGGCCTCTATGGCGTGGGTGCGCGCCGCCATGCGGCGGCTCGGCAAGGGCAAAAAGCCCCGCTTAAACCTCGACCCGCGGGCCGCGCTCGCCCTGGAACAAGGACACGGACTTGGCGCGAACAAGGCTTATGAAAACTGGCTCTACCAGCGCCACATCCACCCGGTGGACAACAAGAAAGTCCTCTTCGTCGTCACCGCGGCCGACCAATGGCGCCTCAAAGACGGCACCATGCACCCCACCGGATTCTGGGCAGAAGAACTCGCCGTCCCGCATGAGATGTTCACCCACGCCGGATGGGACATCACCATCGCCACCCCCGGCGGTGTGCGGCCCACGCTCGACGAACTCAGCCTCGGCATCAGCGGCGGCGCCCCCAGCACGCGCACGCACGTTAAGCAATACTTGCACAGCATCGAGGAACAACTCGCCCACCCGGCGGTGTTGGAAAACATCGACCACAACGACTTCGACGTGGTGTTCTACCCCGGCGGCCACGGCCCCATGGAAGACCTCGCCCACAACCACAGCAGCGGCCAACTGCTGGCTGAACGGGTCGCCGCAGGCCGCCCGGTCGCACTACTGTGCCACGCGCCCGCCGCCATCCTGGCCGCCGACACAGACACCGGCGCAAACGCCTTTGCCGGCTACACCATGACCGGGCTATCCAACCGGGAAGAACTGCTCAACCCCTTCGCGTGGAAAGCCGAATGGCTGCTAGAAAACGCCATGAAAGACGCCGGCGTGAACTACCGCAAAGGCCTGCCGCTGCGCCCCTTTATCGTGCGCGACGGTGCGGTCTACAGCGGCCAAAACCCCCAGTCCTCGGCGGCGCTGGCACACCGCATCATCGCCGACCTCGGCTAG
- a CDS encoding acetoin utilization protein AcuC, producing MTSPHPRSLLVYDEKLTNYSYGDTHPMGPDRVRLSVELGDYFGLLDYFDLETAPEADPQLIASVHEEEYLQALASGQAHPDKGIGTQDQPVVPHLPEIAAHVVSGTVTAAQAVWNGRYNRAINLAGGLHHAGAGAQSGFCMLNDAAVAIQWLLDHGATRIAYLDLDAHHGDGVEQIFWNDPRVLTISIHESGLYLFPGTGFGGDIGGPDALGTAINVALEPETQDLDWLYSVHGIVPPILQKFRPQILITQHGADGHLNDPLTHLQLSVDAMAKSYRSVSRWVDRFCGGKWVALGGGGYNRDSVARTWVQVMAAVAGVKLDPLATMPTHWAERTMTNNPSATLGDIGALNVLKEYHPERVLSDTPTAPVLTTSKAVFPYWGLEPYRG from the coding sequence ATGACCAGCCCACACCCCCGGTCGCTGCTCGTCTACGACGAAAAACTCACCAACTACTCCTACGGCGACACCCACCCCATGGGGCCCGACCGCGTGCGACTATCCGTCGAACTCGGCGACTACTTCGGGCTGCTGGACTACTTCGACTTAGAAACCGCGCCCGAAGCCGACCCCCAGCTCATCGCAAGTGTTCACGAAGAGGAATACCTCCAAGCGCTAGCCAGCGGCCAAGCCCACCCCGACAAAGGCATCGGCACCCAAGACCAACCCGTCGTCCCCCACCTGCCAGAAATCGCCGCCCACGTCGTCTCCGGCACCGTCACCGCCGCACAAGCCGTCTGGAACGGCCGCTATAACCGCGCCATCAACCTCGCCGGCGGCCTCCACCACGCTGGCGCCGGCGCCCAATCTGGCTTCTGCATGCTCAACGACGCCGCCGTCGCCATCCAATGGCTGCTCGACCACGGCGCCACCCGCATCGCCTACCTCGACCTCGACGCCCACCACGGCGACGGCGTCGAACAAATCTTCTGGAACGACCCCCGCGTGCTGACCATCAGCATCCACGAATCCGGCCTCTACCTGTTCCCCGGCACCGGATTCGGTGGCGACATCGGCGGCCCCGACGCCCTCGGCACCGCCATCAACGTCGCCCTTGAACCCGAAACCCAAGACCTCGACTGGCTGTACTCCGTCCACGGCATCGTCCCACCCATCCTCCAAAAATTCCGCCCCCAAATCCTCATCACCCAACACGGCGCCGACGGACACCTCAACGACCCCCTCACCCACCTCCAACTCAGCGTCGACGCCATGGCCAAAAGCTACCGCAGCGTCTCCCGCTGGGTAGACCGCTTCTGCGGCGGCAAATGGGTCGCCCTCGGCGGCGGCGGATACAACCGCGACTCCGTCGCCCGCACCTGGGTCCAGGTCATGGCAGCCGTCGCCGGCGTCAAACTCGACCCCCTGGCCACCATGCCCACCCACTGGGCCGAACGCACCATGACAAACAACCCATCGGCCACCCTCGGCGACATCGGCGCACTCAACGTGCTCAAGGAATACCACCCCGAACGCGTCCTGTCCGACACCCCCACCGCACCCGTACTCACCACCTCCAAAGCCGTGTTCCCCTACTGGGGGCTCGAACCATACCGGGGTTAA
- a CDS encoding SDR family NAD(P)-dependent oxidoreductase, protein MNAGAASAVVSGGASGLGYATCQRLAELGVKVFALDLQAGIDNLESPVEGVTYVPTDVTDPDAVRAAVQQAAAAAPLRVAVACAGICPSKRIIGRNGPHDPALFATTIAVNLTGTFHVMEFAAEAMASQEPVDADGQRGVIVTTASVAAFEGQVGQAAYAASKGGVQALTISAARDLASKGIRVNTIAPGIVETPMMASITPEFREELERLVPFPHRMAKPQEYARLVEMLVDNPYLNGETIRLDGSLRMPPR, encoded by the coding sequence TTGAACGCTGGTGCTGCCAGCGCTGTTGTTTCTGGTGGCGCGAGTGGTTTGGGTTATGCGACGTGTCAGCGTCTTGCTGAGCTTGGGGTGAAGGTGTTTGCGCTGGATCTTCAGGCCGGTATCGATAATTTGGAGTCCCCGGTTGAGGGGGTGACCTATGTGCCGACTGATGTGACGGATCCGGATGCGGTGCGTGCTGCGGTGCAGCAGGCTGCTGCGGCTGCGCCGCTGCGTGTTGCTGTGGCGTGTGCTGGTATTTGCCCGTCTAAGCGCATCATTGGTCGTAATGGTCCGCATGATCCAGCTTTGTTTGCGACGACGATTGCGGTGAACCTCACGGGCACGTTCCATGTGATGGAGTTTGCGGCGGAGGCGATGGCGTCCCAGGAGCCGGTGGATGCTGATGGTCAGCGTGGCGTGATTGTGACAACGGCGTCGGTGGCGGCGTTTGAGGGCCAGGTGGGTCAGGCTGCGTATGCCGCCAGTAAGGGTGGGGTGCAGGCGTTGACGATTTCTGCGGCGCGTGATTTGGCGAGCAAGGGTATTCGTGTGAATACGATTGCTCCGGGCATTGTGGAGACTCCGATGATGGCGTCGATTACACCGGAGTTCCGTGAGGAGTTGGAGCGCCTAGTGCCGTTCCCGCACCGTATGGCCAAGCCGCAGGAGTATGCGCGTTTGGTGGAGATGTTGGTCGATAATCCGTATCTCAACGGTGAGACGATCCGTTTGGATGGTTCTTTGCGGATGCCGCCGCGCTAG
- a CDS encoding TetR/AcrR family transcriptional regulator: MSTSAHSPDPTHSPHPTDAAAQSYHHGDLKNTLLTLATEALDQGQPLSLRKLATKAGVSPTATYRHFKDKKALESALAARGYEQLTHQLAAAGNNVHHPVELIALTRAYVTFARTHAATFSLMFTTDCDPDSPERVQAVQALATTCRGIVAATLDHPSDEEVNAAATSLLAFTHGLATLILEKKLPGESDEEVHASIQQAWAGMGILASSS; this comes from the coding sequence ATGTCAACATCTGCCCACTCGCCCGACCCCACGCACTCCCCGCACCCCACCGACGCTGCAGCGCAGAGCTATCACCACGGGGATCTCAAAAACACCTTGCTCACCCTCGCCACCGAAGCACTCGACCAGGGCCAGCCGCTATCGCTGCGCAAACTCGCCACCAAAGCCGGGGTCTCCCCCACCGCCACCTACCGGCACTTTAAAGACAAAAAAGCCCTCGAATCGGCCCTGGCTGCCCGCGGATACGAGCAACTCACCCACCAACTTGCCGCAGCCGGCAACAACGTCCACCACCCCGTAGAGCTCATCGCCTTAACCCGCGCCTATGTCACCTTTGCCCGCACGCACGCCGCCACCTTTTCACTGATGTTCACCACCGACTGCGACCCCGACTCCCCTGAGCGCGTCCAGGCGGTTCAGGCACTGGCCACCACCTGCCGCGGCATCGTGGCGGCAACCCTGGACCACCCCAGTGACGAGGAGGTAAATGCTGCCGCCACCAGCCTGCTGGCCTTTACCCACGGGCTCGCAACGCTGATCCTGGAGAAAAAGCTTCCCGGCGAAAGCGATGAGGAAGTACACGCCAGCATCCAGCAGGCATGGGCCGGCATGGGGATCCTCGCCAGCAGCAGCTAG
- a CDS encoding AMP-binding protein produces the protein MTTTLSANTEKFKAARDRLLALREDYEAAREEFVWPRFEEFNFALDWFDYLGTNPETKDNEALVISEMDGSETRRTFAELSARSGQLANWFTSIGVKRGDRVMLMLNNQVELWETMLACIKGGFVLNPATAMLGPADLADRTERANISWVVANPEDAEKFGAVPGDFTVIQVGNEAPAQDSHPTLNYSDSFEAPVEFTPTQATKADETLLLYFTSGTTSKAKLVEHTHTSYPVGHLSTMYWIGLEPGDVHLNVAAPGWAKHAWSNFFAPWIAGATIFLYNYARFDAAALMAKMDEEGVSSFCAPPTVWRMLVQADLSKLNTPPKKVVAAGEPLNPELISVVERQWNTTIRDGFGQTESSVQIANSPSQKIKPGSMGRPLPGMDVVLIDPATDEIGDHGEICLRLDPRPVGLTPGYYGDEAKNAETFRDGFYHTGDIAERDEDGYLTYIGRSDDVFKASDYRLSPFELESVVIEHPAVAEVAVVPSPDPVRLAVPKAYVALAAGHEPNAETAESILKHCREGLAPYKRIRRLEFFELPKTVSGKIRRVELRKREDVIHAEDQGANKAGTEFADSDFPSLRG, from the coding sequence ATGACCACCACCCTGAGCGCCAACACCGAAAAGTTTAAGGCAGCCCGCGACCGACTACTCGCGCTGCGCGAGGACTACGAGGCCGCGCGCGAGGAATTTGTCTGGCCCCGCTTCGAGGAATTCAACTTTGCCCTCGACTGGTTCGACTACCTCGGCACCAACCCGGAAACCAAGGACAACGAAGCTCTGGTCATCTCCGAAATGGACGGCAGCGAAACCCGCCGCACCTTCGCGGAGCTTTCTGCTCGCTCGGGCCAGCTCGCCAACTGGTTCACCTCCATCGGCGTCAAGCGTGGCGATCGTGTCATGCTGATGCTCAACAACCAGGTCGAACTGTGGGAAACCATGCTGGCCTGCATCAAGGGTGGCTTCGTGCTCAACCCCGCTACCGCAATGCTGGGTCCTGCCGACCTGGCGGATCGCACCGAACGAGCCAATATCTCCTGGGTTGTCGCCAACCCGGAGGATGCCGAAAAGTTTGGTGCGGTGCCCGGTGATTTCACCGTCATCCAGGTCGGAAACGAGGCCCCCGCCCAGGATTCCCACCCCACCTTGAACTACAGCGACTCCTTCGAAGCGCCGGTCGAGTTCACCCCGACCCAGGCAACCAAGGCCGATGAGACTTTGCTGTTGTACTTCACCTCCGGCACCACCTCCAAGGCCAAGCTGGTGGAGCACACCCACACCTCCTACCCGGTGGGCCACCTGTCCACCATGTACTGGATCGGCCTGGAGCCGGGCGATGTGCACCTCAACGTCGCTGCCCCCGGTTGGGCGAAGCATGCCTGGTCGAACTTCTTCGCGCCGTGGATCGCTGGCGCCACCATCTTCTTGTACAACTACGCCCGCTTCGACGCAGCGGCGCTGATGGCGAAGATGGATGAGGAAGGCGTCAGCTCCTTCTGCGCGCCGCCGACGGTGTGGCGCATGCTGGTGCAGGCCGACCTGTCCAAGCTGAACACCCCGCCGAAGAAGGTCGTTGCTGCCGGTGAGCCGCTGAACCCGGAGCTGATCTCCGTGGTGGAGCGCCAGTGGAACACCACCATCCGCGATGGCTTCGGCCAGACCGAGTCCAGCGTGCAGATCGCAAACTCGCCCAGCCAGAAGATCAAGCCCGGCTCCATGGGGCGCCCGCTACCCGGCATGGATGTGGTGCTCATTGACCCGGCCACCGACGAGATCGGCGATCACGGCGAGATCTGCCTGCGCCTGGACCCCCGCCCCGTCGGCCTGACCCCGGGCTACTACGGTGATGAGGCCAAAAACGCCGAGACTTTCCGCGACGGTTTCTACCACACCGGTGACATCGCAGAGCGCGACGAGGATGGCTACCTGACCTACATCGGCCGCTCCGACGATGTGTTCAAGGCCTCCGACTACCGTCTTTCCCCGTTCGAGCTGGAGTCCGTGGTGATCGAGCACCCGGCCGTCGCCGAGGTCGCGGTGGTTCCCTCCCCGGATCCGGTGCGCCTGGCCGTGCCGAAGGCCTACGTTGCGCTGGCCGCAGGACATGAGCCCAACGCTGAGACCGCAGAGTCGATCCTCAAGCACTGCCGCGAAGGGCTCGCACCCTACAAGCGCATCCGCCGCCTGGAATTCTTCGAACTGCCAAAGACCGTGTCCGGCAAGATCCGCCGCGTTGAGCTTCGCAAGCGTGAGGATGTCATCCACGCAGAAGACCAGGGCGCCAACAAGGCCGGCACCGAGTTCGCAGACAGCGACTTCCCGAGCCTGCGTGGCTAG
- a CDS encoding acyl-CoA dehydrogenase family protein: MSCSPINPDLLSKVSFPDPDLLKVADLLSLEEKAHLEKVRTFLQTEVRPNVGGYWDREEFPFDLLPKLAEYGLGEIELSGFSNLLKGLLYAEVTRADVSLSALVGIHNELIIGAIDQLGSQEHKDTWLDDLRTFKKVGCFALTEPDHGSDIAGGLATTAEKTADGWVINGEKRWIGGGTFANFAVVFARDVADKEVKGFIVEMDREGVSASKIEHKMGLRIMQNADITFDNVVVPESALMPGATTFAGTNVMLRNSRAWVGWQGAGVQLAIMDRARQYVLEREQFGKKLAKFQLVQEQIARIQSNACASLAMMAQVAWLQENGAFDMPHAAMAKSTATRYARESAALARSLGGGNGIVTEHELSKLFNDVEILYTYEGTYEINALIVGRAILGTGAFV; the protein is encoded by the coding sequence ATGTCTTGCTCCCCCATCAACCCCGACCTATTGTCCAAAGTTTCCTTCCCCGACCCGGATCTTTTGAAAGTCGCCGATCTCCTAAGCCTCGAGGAAAAGGCCCACCTGGAAAAGGTTCGCACCTTCCTGCAGACCGAGGTTCGCCCGAACGTCGGTGGCTACTGGGACCGGGAAGAATTCCCCTTCGATCTGCTGCCGAAGCTGGCCGAGTACGGCCTGGGAGAAATTGAGCTGTCCGGCTTCTCCAATCTGCTCAAAGGCCTGCTGTACGCCGAGGTCACCCGCGCAGACGTGTCCCTGTCCGCACTCGTCGGTATCCACAACGAACTGATCATTGGTGCCATCGACCAGCTGGGCTCCCAGGAGCACAAGGACACCTGGCTGGATGACCTGCGCACCTTTAAGAAGGTGGGCTGCTTTGCCCTGACCGAGCCCGATCACGGCTCCGATATCGCCGGCGGTCTGGCCACCACCGCGGAAAAGACCGCCGACGGCTGGGTCATCAACGGTGAAAAGCGCTGGATTGGTGGCGGCACCTTCGCCAACTTCGCGGTGGTTTTCGCCCGCGATGTGGCTGACAAGGAAGTCAAGGGCTTCATCGTGGAGATGGACCGCGAAGGTGTGTCCGCCTCCAAGATTGAACACAAGATGGGCCTGCGCATCATGCAGAACGCCGACATCACCTTCGACAACGTCGTCGTCCCCGAATCCGCACTGATGCCCGGCGCGACCACCTTTGCTGGCACCAATGTGATGTTGCGGAATTCTCGCGCGTGGGTTGGTTGGCAGGGTGCTGGTGTGCAGCTGGCGATCATGGATCGTGCGCGCCAGTACGTGTTGGAGCGTGAGCAGTTCGGTAAGAAGTTGGCGAAGTTCCAGCTGGTGCAGGAGCAGATTGCGCGGATTCAATCCAATGCGTGTGCGTCTTTGGCGATGATGGCTCAGGTGGCGTGGCTGCAGGAAAATGGTGCTTTCGATATGCCGCATGCGGCGATGGCGAAGTCCACTGCGACGCGTTATGCCCGTGAGTCTGCAGCGCTTGCGCGTTCCCTGGGTGGCGGTAATGGCATCGTGACTGAGCACGAGTTGTCGAAGCTGTTTAACGATGTGGAGATTCTCTACACCTACGAGGGCACCTATGAGATCAATGCTCTGATTGTGGGTCGCGCGATTTTGGGTACTGGCGCTTTCGTCTAG
- a CDS encoding GAP family protein, whose translation MHLLPLAGLALVDSLSLGTFVIPLGLIIFWKGVKARLLGIYLATITIAYFLLGMALLLGFSAAFSHLSAATDSKWFNTAMLIIGIALAAYGILAPTPKKREHYSGENPTATKLRAKGSSPVAIASLALGACVIEAATMLPYLAAIGMIETLDAPFIAKIIIMATYCLIMIAPAASMAALAMLIGPKLLKTVTRWIPELEYQSKVTLLWIAAIAGIYIAATSYAALERL comes from the coding sequence ATGCACCTCCTACCACTGGCCGGACTCGCCCTTGTCGACTCCCTCAGCTTGGGCACCTTCGTTATCCCACTCGGACTGATCATCTTCTGGAAAGGCGTCAAAGCACGCCTCCTCGGCATCTATCTCGCCACGATTACCATCGCCTACTTCCTCCTCGGAATGGCACTGCTACTGGGTTTTTCGGCCGCCTTCTCCCACTTATCTGCAGCCACGGACAGCAAGTGGTTCAACACTGCCATGCTGATCATCGGCATCGCACTCGCCGCCTACGGGATCCTCGCCCCCACCCCGAAAAAGCGCGAGCACTACAGCGGCGAGAACCCAACAGCGACAAAGCTGCGCGCCAAAGGTTCCTCCCCTGTAGCCATTGCGAGCCTCGCGCTCGGCGCCTGCGTCATTGAGGCGGCAACCATGCTCCCCTACTTGGCCGCCATCGGCATGATCGAAACACTCGATGCACCTTTCATCGCCAAGATCATCATCATGGCCACCTACTGCCTCATCATGATCGCACCAGCTGCCAGCATGGCCGCACTGGCCATGCTCATCGGCCCGAAGCTGCTCAAGACCGTCACCCGCTGGATTCCGGAACTGGAGTATCAGTCAAAGGTCACCCTGTTGTGGATTGCAGCCATCGCAGGAATCTACATCGCCGCCACCAGTTACGCCGCCCTTGAAAGGTTGTAA